One region of SAR324 cluster bacterium genomic DNA includes:
- a CDS encoding UvrD-helicase domain-containing protein, protein MLNLNLLNPQQREAVVTSNGPILLLAGAGSGKTRVITNRIAYLVQNKQIPPSKILAVTFTNKAANEMKERVKTLIGPDTRSPYISTFHSLCVDILRKSIEHLGFRSNFIIYDEHDQQKVIKGILEDYDLEGSDLNDVKIAHWEIGQAKTHGKTPQHFLEMQGSPRALMLGRIFQEYQRILKGCNAIDFDDILNLALTLFEEHSGEMEPIRQRYQYIMVDEYQDTNRMQYRLLLHLCRHSRNLCVVGDDDQSIYGWRGADIRNILDFKKDFPEVKIIKLEQNYRSTQIILDAANQVISNNTERMSKKLWAQSASGAKLEWIEATDESDEMQKVIDRIKIQRLKHQRKYMDYAILYRSNFQSRVIEEAMRENNIPYLVVGATSFYDRKEVKDALAYLRLIYNPRDEVSLHRVINYPKRGIGQSSLIHANECCRESGRPLFEIMRNASRHASIAKEAAHSMENFVRIIDDFRRQFEEQPLNVVFRRITDQLGLVRELEKQSGDAKARERKIACLHELLRSIDLYTSQYPDRKLKDYLERIMLFSRDDDNNDSEKDAVTLMTLHSAKGLEFPNVFMVGMAEGVFPNKRTIDEGGEHEERRLCYVGITRARKELTFSMARERKRYGEVIRQEPSRFLKEIDPELFLIPIGTKISGAQKEEKRIQARSDFFAAIQSLKSQPGTGGK, encoded by the coding sequence ATGCTAAATCTCAATTTATTAAATCCCCAACAACGCGAAGCTGTGGTGACCAGCAACGGCCCCATCCTGTTGCTGGCAGGTGCCGGAAGCGGAAAGACCCGGGTGATCACCAACCGCATTGCGTATCTTGTGCAAAACAAACAGATTCCACCGTCAAAAATTCTGGCAGTGACCTTCACCAACAAGGCGGCCAATGAGATGAAAGAACGGGTTAAGACACTGATTGGTCCTGATACCCGTTCCCCTTACATCAGCACCTTTCATTCCCTGTGTGTCGATATTTTACGCAAATCCATTGAACATCTCGGATTCCGCTCCAACTTCATCATTTATGACGAACACGATCAGCAGAAAGTAATCAAAGGCATACTCGAGGACTATGATCTGGAAGGATCTGATCTGAATGATGTCAAAATTGCGCATTGGGAAATTGGCCAAGCCAAAACACACGGCAAAACACCTCAGCATTTTCTGGAAATGCAGGGCTCACCCCGGGCCTTGATGCTGGGGCGGATTTTTCAGGAATACCAGCGGATTCTCAAAGGATGCAACGCCATTGACTTTGATGACATCCTGAACCTTGCACTCACTTTGTTTGAAGAACATTCCGGCGAAATGGAACCCATCCGGCAACGTTACCAGTATATCATGGTGGATGAATATCAGGACACCAACCGGATGCAATATCGCCTGTTGCTTCATTTATGCCGACATTCTCGGAATCTTTGTGTGGTGGGCGATGATGACCAGTCCATCTATGGCTGGCGCGGTGCGGATATCCGCAATATTCTGGATTTTAAAAAAGATTTTCCTGAAGTAAAAATCATCAAACTCGAACAAAATTACCGCTCAACCCAGATCATTCTGGATGCCGCGAATCAGGTGATTTCCAACAACACCGAACGCATGTCGAAAAAACTCTGGGCTCAGAGCGCCTCTGGAGCAAAACTGGAATGGATTGAGGCCACCGATGAATCGGATGAAATGCAGAAAGTGATTGATCGCATCAAAATCCAGCGGCTCAAACACCAGCGTAAATATATGGATTACGCGATTCTTTACCGCTCCAATTTCCAGTCCCGTGTCATTGAGGAAGCAATGCGCGAAAACAATATTCCATACCTGGTGGTTGGAGCCACCAGTTTTTATGACAGGAAGGAAGTCAAGGACGCACTCGCCTATTTACGGCTGATTTATAATCCACGGGATGAGGTCAGTCTGCACAGGGTGATCAATTACCCCAAACGCGGTATCGGGCAGTCATCGCTGATTCATGCCAACGAATGTTGCCGGGAATCGGGGAGGCCCCTGTTTGAGATCATGAGAAACGCAAGCAGACATGCGTCCATAGCCAAAGAAGCAGCGCATTCCATGGAGAATTTTGTCAGAATCATTGACGATTTCCGCCGTCAGTTTGAGGAACAGCCATTGAATGTTGTGTTTCGCAGAATTACCGACCAACTGGGCCTGGTTCGGGAACTGGAAAAACAATCCGGCGATGCCAAGGCCAGAGAACGAAAAATCGCCTGTCTGCATGAATTGTTACGGTCTATTGATTTATACACCAGCCAATATCCTGACCGCAAACTCAAGGACTATCTGGAGCGGATCATGCTTTTTTCCCGTGATGACGACAACAATGACAGTGAAAAAGACGCTGTGACACTCATGACTCTGCACAGTGCCAAAGGGTTGGAGTTTCCCAATGTTTTCATGGTCGGCATGGCTGAAGGCGTGTTTCCCAACAAACGAACCATTGATGAAGGCGGCGAACATGAAGAACGCCGGTTGTGTTATGTGGGAATTACCCGGGCTCGCAAGGAACTTACATTTTCCATGGCTCGTGAACGAAAACGCTATGGAGAGGTTATCCGCCAGGAACCATCCCGATTTTTGAAAGAAATTGACCCTGAACTGTTTCTGATTCCAATCGGCACAAAAATAAGCGGGGCTCAGAAAGAAGAAAAACGGATACAGGCACGTTCCGATTTCTTTGCGGCCATTCAATCCTTAAAATCACAACCAGGAACAGGAGGAAAATGA
- a CDS encoding ATP-binding protein, with the protein MGGIKVAKCERSFCILEIPRYISLNVEGAQAAREDVRAGVFSIMDAVASAARNRLEDESLLEIRKSIQEQWQPQEALKELLTQWSRRSPKPTVLLLDEIDSLVGDTLISVLRQLRAGYTDRPESFPQTVVLCGVRDVRDYRMHTDEGKTVITGGSAFNIKAKSLTLGNFSQEEIHRLYMEHSHESGQVFTPEAIQSAWDLTEGQPWLVNALAYEVTFEIEENRDRTIALTREHILQAKENLILRRETHLDQLADKLLEPRVRNIMNLILTGADPQSLPEDDIQYVTDLGLIVRKPQLRIANAIYKEIIPRTLTQTTQETMVQQTAWYVLPDGRLDTGKLLGAFQEFFREHSQSWLERFQYKEAGPQLLMQAFLQRIINGGGRLEREYGLGLKRTDLLVIWPFSGGTQKTVIELKVPHRQALEKVLADGLRQTWNYMDISGTEDGHLVLFDKDPEKSWDDKIWHRTEFFEGKTIQVWGM; encoded by the coding sequence ATGGGCGGCATAAAAGTTGCCAAATGTGAGCGATCTTTTTGCATTCTGGAAATTCCACGATATATTTCACTCAATGTGGAAGGCGCTCAGGCCGCCAGGGAAGATGTCAGGGCCGGTGTTTTTTCCATCATGGACGCGGTCGCCTCCGCCGCAAGGAACAGGCTGGAAGATGAATCACTGCTTGAAATCCGCAAATCCATTCAGGAACAATGGCAACCCCAGGAAGCCTTGAAAGAACTGCTCACTCAATGGAGCCGACGTTCCCCGAAACCAACAGTTCTGTTGCTGGATGAAATCGATTCACTGGTGGGCGATACCCTTATTTCTGTGTTGAGGCAATTGAGAGCAGGATACACCGACCGTCCGGAATCGTTTCCCCAAACAGTTGTTTTATGCGGAGTGCGAGACGTGCGGGATTACCGGATGCACACCGATGAGGGCAAAACAGTGATCACCGGCGGAAGTGCCTTCAATATCAAGGCAAAATCCCTGACACTGGGTAATTTTTCTCAGGAGGAAATTCATCGTTTATATATGGAACACTCTCATGAATCCGGACAGGTTTTCACGCCTGAGGCGATTCAGTCCGCATGGGATCTGACTGAAGGCCAGCCCTGGCTGGTCAACGCCCTGGCCTATGAAGTGACCTTTGAAATTGAAGAAAACCGTGATCGCACAATTGCCCTTACCCGGGAACATATTCTACAGGCCAAGGAAAACCTGATTCTGCGACGGGAAACCCATCTGGATCAACTGGCGGACAAACTGCTGGAACCCAGGGTCAGGAACATCATGAACCTGATATTGACCGGCGCTGATCCCCAATCCCTGCCTGAAGATGATATCCAGTACGTGACCGACCTGGGATTGATTGTGAGGAAACCACAATTGAGAATTGCTAATGCCATCTACAAGGAAATCATTCCAAGAACGCTGACGCAGACCACCCAGGAGACCATGGTTCAGCAAACCGCCTGGTATGTCTTGCCTGATGGTCGCCTGGACACCGGCAAACTGCTGGGCGCGTTCCAGGAATTTTTTCGGGAGCATTCCCAGTCGTGGCTGGAACGGTTTCAATACAAGGAAGCCGGTCCGCAATTGCTGATGCAGGCATTTCTCCAGCGTATTATCAATGGTGGCGGACGCCTTGAACGGGAATACGGACTCGGCTTGAAACGCACCGACCTGCTGGTGATCTGGCCATTCAGCGGAGGCACACAGAAGACCGTGATCGAACTGAAAGTCCCACATCGGCAAGCGCTGGAGAAAGTGCTGGCTGACGGACTCCGGCAAACCTGGAACTACATGGACATCTCCGGTACCGAAGACGGTCATCTGGTGCTGTTTGACAAAGACCCCGAAAAATCATGGGACGACAAAATCTGGCACAGAACAGAATTCTTTGAAGGCAAGACCATTCAGGTTTGGGGAATGTGA
- a CDS encoding arylesterase — translation MKPLHLMIMMTLWGSLTTGSLMAETKVLILGDSLTEGFGVGKEEAFPARLQTSLQDLGRKDVLIVNAGISGSTSASALSRLRWYMKNKPDILLLALGGNDGLRGLDVEQMRKHLAGTIEYAMKNKVRVLLAGMKMPFNYGEAYTLAFEQVFFDLGKQYEIPLIPFLLEGVGGQPEMNLPDGIHPTPQGHEIIAGTVMKYLLPLLDQP, via the coding sequence ATGAAACCATTGCATCTGATGATCATGATGACTCTGTGGGGCAGTCTGACAACCGGCTCACTCATGGCTGAAACCAAAGTATTGATCCTTGGGGATTCCCTGACGGAAGGCTTTGGCGTGGGAAAGGAAGAAGCGTTTCCGGCCCGTTTGCAAACTTCCTTGCAGGATCTGGGTCGAAAAGATGTGCTGATCGTCAATGCCGGCATCAGCGGTTCCACGAGTGCCAGTGCGTTATCCCGCTTGCGGTGGTACATGAAAAATAAACCGGATATCCTGTTGCTGGCTCTTGGCGGCAATGATGGTTTGCGAGGACTCGATGTGGAACAAATGCGAAAACATCTGGCCGGCACCATTGAATACGCCATGAAAAACAAGGTGAGGGTCCTTCTTGCGGGAATGAAAATGCCCTTCAATTACGGCGAGGCTTATACCCTGGCGTTCGAACAGGTATTTTTTGATCTGGGAAAACAATATGAGATTCCCCTGATTCCCTTTTTACTGGAAGGTGTGGGCGGACAACCTGAAATGAACTTGCCTGACGGCATCCATCCAACACCACAGGGACATGAAATCATTGCCGGAACCGTCATGAAATACCTGCTCCCCCTGCTGGATCAACCCTAG
- a CDS encoding DUF445 family protein, with translation MITLFQQFTELLQTQDFWLYASMPFISAIVGWGTNVVAIKMMFYPIDFFGYPPYLGWQGIIPAKSEKMAALSVDIMVPRLISVKELFENFDPSLAVQHMAHKLETMPEYLIEDIMENSAPTFWESVPQMVKDEVFRRIQRDLPEVFMQVLTEMKNNIEDLFDVKQMVIRTLMDDKALGNEMFLRVGSREFKFIEHSGFHFGFLFGLLQMGIWFFIKAWWILPLAGAFVGYATNWLALKMVFKPIEPKKVGPFTFQGVFLKRQPEVAEEYGKMVSSKVLTPQRILDAILHGTHSAKVLQIVHHNVKHMVDNYAGLVKPLFQLVLTTKGYIDLKNMACDKVVQTLPDTVRAFHPYMEESMNVSQVLCERMKSLTPLEFERILHPVFEQDEWILIAVGAVLGACAGLFQLFALFGEVI, from the coding sequence ATGATCACTTTATTTCAGCAGTTCACTGAACTTCTGCAAACCCAAGACTTCTGGCTGTATGCCAGCATGCCCTTCATTAGTGCTATTGTGGGCTGGGGAACCAACGTGGTTGCCATTAAAATGATGTTTTATCCTATCGATTTTTTCGGTTATCCGCCATATCTCGGCTGGCAGGGGATCATTCCGGCAAAATCAGAAAAAATGGCGGCGTTATCCGTGGACATCATGGTTCCACGCTTGATCAGTGTGAAGGAATTATTTGAAAACTTTGATCCTTCCCTGGCAGTACAGCATATGGCCCATAAACTGGAGACCATGCCGGAATATCTGATTGAAGATATCATGGAAAACAGCGCTCCCACGTTCTGGGAATCTGTGCCGCAAATGGTCAAGGATGAAGTATTCCGCAGGATTCAACGGGATCTGCCTGAGGTGTTCATGCAGGTTCTGACTGAAATGAAAAATAACATTGAAGATTTGTTTGATGTCAAGCAGATGGTCATCCGGACCCTGATGGATGACAAAGCGTTGGGCAATGAAATGTTTCTCCGTGTTGGATCCAGGGAATTCAAATTCATTGAACATTCCGGATTTCATTTTGGATTTCTGTTTGGTCTGCTCCAGATGGGTATCTGGTTTTTTATCAAAGCCTGGTGGATTCTACCTCTGGCAGGTGCCTTTGTGGGATATGCCACCAACTGGCTCGCCTTAAAAATGGTGTTCAAACCGATTGAACCCAAAAAAGTTGGACCTTTTACCTTTCAGGGCGTGTTTCTGAAACGACAACCTGAAGTGGCCGAGGAATATGGGAAGATGGTATCGAGCAAGGTGTTGACTCCGCAACGTATTCTGGATGCCATTCTTCATGGAACCCATTCCGCCAAAGTACTGCAGATTGTGCATCACAATGTCAAACACATGGTCGATAACTATGCTGGACTGGTCAAGCCTCTGTTCCAACTGGTTTTAACCACCAAAGGATATATTGATTTGAAAAACATGGCGTGTGATAAAGTGGTCCAGACGCTTCCTGATACGGTCAGAGCCTTCCATCCCTACATGGAGGAATCCATGAATGTCAGTCAGGTGCTGTGTGAACGCATGAAAAGTTTGACACCTCTTGAATTTGAACGGATTCTGCATCCGGTATTTGAGCAGGATGAATGGATTTTGATTGCGGTCGGTGCTGTTCTGGGGGCTTGCGCAGGGTTGTTTCAACTGTTTGCGCTGTTTGGCGAAGTGATTTAA
- the amt gene encoding ammonium transporter encodes MEFSAEMKYVLDTIWLLISGSLVMWMAAGFAMLEAGLVRTKNVTAILTKNVTLYALACIAYYIIGYNLMYGSGNAVLGMGLFMSDITNDKHSVIADFFFQVVFVATAASVVSGAVAERIKFWPFMIFTLILTSIIYPIQGHWSWGGSALGGLMDGFKDFAGSTIVHSVGGWAALAGVLLLGPRKGKYDAQGRVHPIPGSNLGMATLGALILWLGWFGFNGGSQLAMGSKADVDAIANVIANTNIAACAGAVVAMILTQILYKKVDLTMVLNGALAGLVAITAGPDYPNMGISILIASIGAVLVVFAVPFFDKMKIDDPVGALSVHLVNGIWGTLAVGIFNPDASLFAQIKGIVIVGIFTFSCSLAIWSLIKMTVGIRVPEEEEYEGSDIAEFGLEAYPEFVAGKN; translated from the coding sequence ATGGAATTTTCAGCAGAAATGAAATATGTCCTGGATACAATCTGGTTGTTGATCAGCGGAAGTCTTGTCATGTGGATGGCCGCAGGTTTTGCCATGCTTGAGGCCGGATTGGTAAGAACCAAAAACGTCACAGCGATTTTGACAAAAAATGTGACCTTGTACGCGCTTGCGTGTATTGCGTATTATATCATCGGCTACAACCTGATGTATGGTTCAGGCAATGCCGTTTTGGGGATGGGTTTGTTCATGTCAGACATCACCAATGATAAACATAGTGTGATTGCGGACTTTTTCTTTCAGGTCGTGTTTGTGGCAACCGCCGCATCGGTTGTTTCAGGAGCTGTTGCTGAACGGATCAAATTCTGGCCATTCATGATTTTTACCCTGATTCTGACTTCAATCATTTATCCCATTCAGGGGCATTGGTCATGGGGTGGTAGCGCCTTGGGCGGATTGATGGATGGATTCAAGGATTTCGCAGGTTCAACCATCGTTCACTCTGTTGGTGGATGGGCGGCTCTGGCAGGTGTGTTACTGCTCGGACCTCGCAAAGGAAAATATGACGCACAGGGACGTGTCCATCCGATTCCAGGTTCCAATTTGGGAATGGCAACTCTCGGAGCCTTGATTCTGTGGCTTGGATGGTTTGGTTTCAATGGCGGATCACAATTGGCCATGGGATCAAAAGCAGATGTGGATGCAATTGCCAATGTGATTGCCAATACAAATATCGCGGCTTGTGCAGGAGCCGTAGTGGCAATGATTCTGACCCAGATTCTGTATAAAAAAGTGGATCTTACCATGGTGTTGAACGGTGCCTTGGCTGGATTGGTTGCAATCACTGCCGGCCCCGACTATCCAAACATGGGAATTTCCATTCTGATTGCTTCTATCGGTGCGGTTCTGGTGGTGTTTGCAGTTCCTTTCTTTGATAAAATGAAAATTGATGATCCAGTCGGAGCATTGTCTGTTCACCTCGTCAATGGAATCTGGGGAACTCTGGCGGTTGGAATCTTCAACCCTGACGCCTCTCTGTTCGCGCAAATCAAAGGGATTGTGATTGTCGGAATATTCACTTTTTCATGCAGCCTGGCAATCTGGTCATTGATCAAAATGACAGTCGGCATTCGGGTTCCTGAAGAAGAAGAATACGAAGGTTCAGATATCGCTGAATTCGGATTGGAAGCATATCCTGAATTTGTGGCTGGTAAAAACTGA
- a CDS encoding cyclase family protein translates to MLCLSYPLGARTPAYGNGTGAVITPDKQMCNGDSCNTATLSFSNHLGTHVDCPSHFRQDGETLTDYAHDFWFCSPVQVLRIPLKDAEVCTPEHLEFALNVAEIVEPNAKAVLIVTGWHARRHEENYWKSPPGFHPEMSDWLRNQFPKIRFLGFDVISLSSFAHRDIGRAAHRAFLNHSFPVMVLEDMNLEPVGQETILNNMLVSPLFIDKLDGAPCTIWANLG, encoded by the coding sequence ATGCTCTGTTTAAGTTATCCCCTCGGTGCCCGGACGCCCGCTTATGGCAATGGGACAGGTGCCGTGATCACACCCGACAAACAAATGTGTAATGGGGACAGTTGCAATACCGCGACACTATCCTTTTCCAACCATCTTGGCACTCATGTGGATTGTCCCTCGCATTTCAGGCAGGATGGTGAAACGCTGACAGATTACGCTCATGATTTCTGGTTCTGTTCGCCTGTTCAGGTTTTACGGATTCCCCTGAAAGACGCTGAAGTCTGCACCCCGGAACATCTCGAATTCGCGCTGAACGTTGCTGAAATTGTGGAACCCAATGCCAAAGCGGTCCTGATCGTAACCGGATGGCATGCACGACGCCATGAAGAAAACTATTGGAAAAGTCCTCCCGGATTTCATCCGGAAATGTCGGACTGGCTGCGTAATCAGTTTCCAAAGATCAGATTTCTGGGCTTTGATGTGATTTCTCTTTCCAGTTTTGCTCATCGCGATATTGGACGGGCCGCACATCGAGCTTTTTTGAATCATTCATTTCCTGTAATGGTTCTGGAAGACATGAATCTGGAACCTGTGGGACAGGAGACCATTCTCAATAACATGCTGGTTTCTCCCTTGTTCATTGACAAGCTGGATGGTGCCCCCTGCACCATCTGGGCAAATCTTGGATAA
- a CDS encoding TetR/AcrR family transcriptional regulator produces the protein MNPLTYDAFASRPELLKKTLAREVYLKNRDKIKIRNEDIAIKNLIHIFDEVLKLSIRKGFHAMTMRNISEATGMSLGSLYSYFQSKEELLEMIQEQGRAMVEQIFMNSGESHVNAWEKLQWNIRMHLYLTELLQPWFYVTHMESQHFSKARRERLIDGEFFIENIFLTCLKEGMTQEIFKIQNPSITVSFLIAMLQDWYLKHWKHKRRGIGVDDYYVELIAWIQAVILPDGRPPVS, from the coding sequence ATGAATCCGCTCACCTATGACGCGTTTGCCTCACGTCCCGAGTTGCTCAAAAAGACACTGGCCCGGGAAGTGTATCTGAAAAACCGGGATAAAATCAAAATCCGGAATGAAGACATTGCTATCAAAAATCTGATCCACATTTTTGATGAAGTGCTGAAGTTAAGCATCCGTAAGGGATTTCATGCCATGACCATGCGCAATATCAGTGAAGCCACCGGCATGAGTCTGGGATCGCTGTATTCCTATTTTCAGAGCAAGGAAGAATTGCTGGAAATGATTCAGGAGCAGGGAAGGGCCATGGTCGAACAGATTTTTATGAACTCCGGGGAATCTCACGTCAACGCCTGGGAAAAACTACAATGGAACATTCGCATGCACCTCTATCTGACAGAGTTGCTTCAACCCTGGTTTTATGTGACTCACATGGAAAGCCAGCATTTCAGCAAGGCTCGACGGGAACGACTGATTGACGGGGAATTTTTTATTGAGAACATTTTTTTAACATGCCTGAAGGAAGGCATGACACAGGAAATTTTCAAAATCCAGAATCCCTCCATCACGGTCAGTTTTCTGATCGCCATGTTACAGGATTGGTATCTGAAACACTGGAAACACAAACGCCGTGGCATTGGTGTCGATGATTATTACGTGGAACTCATTGCCTGGATCCAGGCTGTTATTCTGCCTGATGGCAGGCCACCGGTTTCATAA
- a CDS encoding PQQ-dependent sugar dehydrogenase, with the protein MLKQGLLVLILLFIFPCAGTGNGVEDWGTVKDHAIVADTQGWAFPVEIMFVPNPGPDPKDPLYYVTELRGTIKVVTNDRSIYVYQEHVNAYRPPSELPHMNAELGLAGLCLDPGTGYIFATTIYFRNGLIYNKIVRFEHETRAFGLKPKKFTEFTRIFDQDESGISHQIGKCVISTDGKLYVGVGDGHASHKAQGLDNPNGKMLRMNLDFSAPQDNPFYNPLDPHSIANYIYAYGFRNPFGPALDDNNTLYITDNGPNRDRLIETLPGKNYLWDGTNESMKGDGFWIWYGSVGPAGMMYLGKNTRFPYWQNRLVVTQGGTPSEMGPSHAGKVMLTSYPVKQGYGMQGKPEHLVWFHGNYRQLLVPAAEGPDGIYFAGMFPDPSGETTIFKLVRQEGKPSDESKLAGSQLFQARKCYKCHSVNGIGDNKGLALDGLVSIIQTRLESTSYRKQLEEMQSLQQEPYSKYMALRQQLLTQPAEASVKLWIQTYLTDPQFQTTKPPPSHPNLPPHEISMISDYLMTLVSTHSIVKSTLEEYLFKFIMWWNTDYNARPTVTFLLGVFGTLLLMGIVASLRRRKNKRNSA; encoded by the coding sequence ATGTTGAAACAAGGGCTACTCGTTTTAATCCTGCTGTTTATTTTTCCGTGTGCAGGCACGGGTAACGGCGTGGAAGACTGGGGCACCGTCAAGGATCATGCCATTGTCGCTGATACACAAGGCTGGGCCTTTCCTGTAGAAATCATGTTTGTGCCCAATCCGGGCCCGGACCCCAAAGATCCGCTGTATTATGTCACGGAACTGCGGGGAACCATCAAGGTCGTGACCAATGACCGTAGCATTTATGTCTATCAGGAACACGTCAATGCTTACCGCCCCCCCTCTGAACTGCCTCACATGAACGCTGAACTGGGCCTTGCCGGACTCTGCCTTGATCCCGGAACCGGTTATATCTTTGCCACCACTATTTATTTCAGAAACGGACTGATCTATAACAAAATTGTGCGCTTTGAACATGAAACCCGTGCGTTTGGTCTGAAACCCAAAAAATTCACAGAATTCACCCGAATTTTCGATCAGGATGAATCTGGAATCTCGCATCAGATCGGCAAGTGTGTGATCAGCACCGATGGCAAGCTTTATGTCGGTGTCGGTGATGGGCATGCGTCACACAAAGCGCAGGGACTGGATAATCCCAATGGGAAGATGCTGCGAATGAACCTGGATTTTTCAGCACCTCAGGATAATCCGTTTTACAATCCGTTGGACCCGCACTCTATCGCCAACTACATTTATGCTTATGGATTCCGCAATCCGTTTGGTCCGGCACTGGATGACAACAACACCCTTTACATCACCGACAACGGCCCCAACCGTGACCGGCTGATTGAGACCTTGCCCGGAAAAAATTATCTGTGGGATGGAACCAATGAAAGCATGAAAGGCGATGGCTTCTGGATCTGGTACGGCTCCGTCGGCCCGGCCGGCATGATGTATCTGGGAAAAAACACCCGGTTCCCTTACTGGCAGAATCGCCTGGTGGTGACACAAGGAGGAACCCCTTCTGAAATGGGTCCATCTCACGCCGGTAAGGTTATGCTGACCAGCTATCCGGTCAAACAGGGTTATGGCATGCAGGGAAAACCGGAACATCTGGTCTGGTTTCATGGGAATTACCGTCAATTACTGGTTCCCGCGGCAGAGGGGCCTGATGGGATCTATTTCGCAGGAATGTTCCCTGACCCTTCGGGTGAAACCACGATTTTCAAACTGGTCCGTCAGGAAGGAAAACCTTCTGATGAAAGCAAACTCGCCGGCTCTCAATTGTTTCAGGCGCGCAAATGCTACAAATGCCACAGTGTGAATGGTATTGGTGACAACAAAGGCCTTGCGCTGGATGGACTTGTTTCCATCATCCAGACAAGACTTGAGTCCACCTCATACCGCAAGCAACTCGAAGAGATGCAAAGCCTTCAACAGGAACCTTATTCCAAATACATGGCCTTACGCCAGCAGTTGCTGACTCAACCTGCTGAAGCTTCGGTCAAACTCTGGATTCAAACTTATTTGACCGATCCGCAATTTCAAACAACGAAACCGCCCCCGTCTCATCCCAATTTGCCTCCACATGAAATCAGTATGATCTCCGATTATCTGATGACACTGGTTTCCACACACAGCATTGTGAAGAGCACCCTGGAGGAATACTTGTTTAAATTCATCATGTGGTGGAACACGGATTATAATGCCCGGCCCACAGTTACTTTTCTGCTTGGAGTGTTTGGAACCCTTCTTTTGATGGGCATCGTTGCCAGCCTGCGTCGACGCAAAAACAAACGGAATTCCGCATGA
- a CDS encoding lytic murein transglycosylase, whose amino-acid sequence MTVRRMILCMVLIIAIPLWAEAGFSRTEIELIANKLEGADIPSEFVYRTLADERLEKLDIVVSRNVFNQESQRDYESFTNGYSLHVARRFYKKWHSKLTQASQRFQVDPHVIVAILLVETAFGQFPGQFPVISVYASMVLAYEELRLEQQEIGIPPALSEQDAYFEKRLKTKATWALEELRSILLMGSLKNIDILNLRGSYAGAFGVPQFIPSSYLSWGYDGNHDGHVDLFQIPDAIYSVANYLSEHGWKGTELTRAENYEAVLGYNYSRIYADTVIQVAGKLKKKTL is encoded by the coding sequence ATGACAGTAAGAAGGATGATACTCTGCATGGTGCTGATCATAGCAATACCGCTATGGGCAGAAGCCGGGTTTTCAAGAACAGAAATTGAATTGATCGCGAACAAACTTGAAGGAGCCGATATACCCTCGGAATTTGTTTACAGAACTCTTGCAGACGAGCGTCTGGAAAAACTGGACATCGTGGTGTCCCGTAATGTTTTTAATCAGGAATCGCAACGGGACTATGAAAGTTTCACCAATGGATATTCCCTGCATGTTGCCCGACGATTTTACAAAAAATGGCATTCGAAATTAACACAGGCCAGTCAACGCTTTCAGGTGGATCCGCATGTGATTGTGGCCATTCTGCTGGTTGAAACCGCGTTTGGTCAATTTCCCGGCCAGTTTCCTGTCATCTCCGTGTATGCGTCCATGGTTCTGGCTTATGAGGAGTTGCGACTGGAACAACAGGAAATAGGGATTCCACCAGCCCTTTCAGAGCAGGATGCGTATTTTGAAAAACGTCTGAAAACCAAGGCAACCTGGGCATTGGAAGAACTCAGATCCATTCTCTTGATGGGTTCTCTCAAGAATATTGATATTCTCAATTTAAGAGGGAGTTACGCGGGAGCGTTCGGAGTGCCCCAGTTTATTCCGTCAAGCTATCTGAGTTGGGGTTATGATGGAAACCATGATGGTCATGTCGATCTGTTTCAGATTCCAGATGCTATTTATTCGGTCGCGAATTATCTGAGCGAACATGGTTGGAAAGGGACTGAGCTGACTCGTGCTGAAAATTATGAGGCTGTTTTGGGCTATAATTACAGCAGGATTTATGCGGATACGGTCATTCAGGTCGCAGGGAAGTTGAAGAAAAAAACATTATGA